The genomic window CTTGTTTCGCACAGCGTCCCGCAGAGCTTCGAGGGGTTTCTGCTCGCCGCTCGCTTTGTCCCGGTATAGCCAGTGCAGCCAACCGTTGCAGGAGGGTGTGCCCTGCACTTCGGCTCCCAGCCGATGGATGCTGCCCGTCTTGCCGTCCGCCGTGAGCGTGCCGTCAGCGTTGATCGTGGCGATGGTCCCGCTCTCGCGGTGAGTGAGCCTGTCGCCCACCTGCAGAAGTCCTAACTCCAGCAGCCGGGTGAAGGGGACGCGCTCAGGTTTCCGCGCATCGGGCGGAATCAGTGCCTCGAGTTCCTCACCCGTGGGTGCCGCAATGCCGGCAATCCGCTGCCTGGCCACCTCGACATAGCTCGCGTCTCGCTCAATGCCGATGTAGTGCCGACCAAGACGCCGAGCCACAGCGCCCGTCGTGCCGGTGCCAAAGAAGGGGTCGAGGACCAGGTCTCCCGGCATGCTCGAGGACACGATGACCCGCTCCAACAGGGCCTCGGGCTTCTGCGTCGTATGCGCCTTCTCGCCATTCACCATGATCCGCTCGGGGCCCGTGCATAGCGGCAGGTACCAGTCGCTGCGCATCTGCTTGCCGTCGTTGTAGGCCTTCATGGCGTGGTGGTTGAAGGTGTAGCCCTTCTGCTTCTCCGACTTTTTCGCCCACAGCAAGGTCTCGTGGGCGTTGGTGAAGCGCACACCCCGGAAGTTCGGCATCGGGTTCGTCTTCACCCAGACAA from Armatimonadia bacterium includes these protein-coding regions:
- a CDS encoding DNA methyltransferase yields the protein MSKDKLPVDEIVQGDCIDILKGFPACSVDLIFADPPYNLQLRGDLWRPNMTKVDAVTDEWDQFSSFEKYDRFTREWLEACRRVLKPKGTLWVIGTYHNIYRVGSILMDLGYWILNDVVWVKTNPMPNFRGVRFTNAHETLLWAKKSEKQKGYTFNHHAMKAYNDGKQMRSDWYLPLCTGPERIMVNGEKAHTTQKPEALLERVIVSSSMPGDLVLDPFFGTGTTGAVARRLGRHYIGIERDASYVEVARQRIAGIAAPTGEELEALIPPDARKPERVPFTRLLELGLLQVGDRLTHRESGTIATINADGTLTADGKTGSIHRLGAEVQGTPSCNGWLHWLYRDKASGEQKPLEALRDAVRNKSK